One genomic segment of Macaca fascicularis isolate 582-1 chromosome 19, T2T-MFA8v1.1 includes these proteins:
- the LOC102116119 gene encoding uncharacterized protein, whose amino-acid sequence MRPNHHSGTGARSRPAGSRELTGTHARAHPLRRPARQLVTSRRLVPALLAAFDQHALAGVDGHALPCARGRSALQLADPGNCIETRVIMATLPYLIGYLLQLVGSTTLIGCLASQEIKKRQSEASAHAPQSPVWNSARGRPADSRELTGTYLRAHTLRRPARQLVTSRRLVPVLLAAFDQRALAGVDGHALPSARGRSALELTDPGNPIETPVIMATLPYLIGYLLQFVGSTTLIGCLASQGLYKLDAWKFGSFLPFSYFSLSGISSSSTGDVEMESDLSRCGGVRSIGQGSRSRPESADPIGYSLSDTGPFPPAKGRHGMQGTLWPRGMGAVRREPLVIGYMAPRKFKWKN is encoded by the exons ATGCGCCCCAATCACCACTCTGGAACAGGCGCGCGCAGCCGTCCTGCAGGGTCGCGGGAGCTCACGGGAACTCACGCGCGAGCTCACCCGCTCCGGCGGCCAGCTCGGCAACTAGTGACGTCACGGAGGCTTGTCCCTGCCTTATTGGCTGCCTTCGACCAGCACGCGCTTGCTGGAGTAGACGGCCACGCCTTGCCATGCGCCAGGGGGCGCTCGGCGCTACAGCTCGCAGACCCTGGGAACTGTATAGAGACTCGCGTCATTATGGCAACCCTGCCCTACCTAATTGGATACCTGCTCCAGTTAGTTGGATCCACCACTCTGATTGGATGCCTGGCCAGTCAAG aaattaaaaaaagacagtCGGAAGCATCAGCGCATGCGCCCCAATCACCAGTCTGGAACAGTGCGCGCGGCCGGCCTGCAGACTCGCGGGAGCTCACGGGAACTTACCTGCGAGCTCACACGCTCCGGCGGCCAGCTCGACAACTAGTGACGTCACGGAGGCTTGTCCCTGTCTTGTTGGCTGCCTTCGACCAGCGCGCGCTTGCTGGAGTAGACGGCCACGCCTTGCCAAGCGCCAGGGGGCGCTCCGCGCTAGAGCTCACTGACCCTGGGAACCCTATAGAGACTCCTGTCATCATGGCAACCCTGCCCTACCTAATTGGATACCTGCTCCAGTTCGTTGGATCCACCACTCTGATTGGATGCCTGGCGAGTCAAGGCTTGTATAAATTGGATGCCTGGAAATTTGGATCTTTCCTACCTTTCTCGTATTTCTCTCTTAGCGGGATTTCTTCCTCAAGCACTGGGGATGTGGAGATGGAAAGTGACTTGAGTCGCTGTGGGGGAGTGAGGAGTATTGGACAGGGCTCGAGATCCCGGCCCGAGTCAGCGGACCCAATTGGCTACTCTCTCTCAGATACAGGTCCCTTTCCTCCCGCTAAGGGGCGCCATGGAATGCAGGGCACTCTCTGGCCCAGGGGAATGGGTGCTGTCAGGCGTGAGCCTCTCGTGATTGGCTACATGGCTCCCCGGAAGTTCAAATGGAAGAATTGA